The following proteins are encoded in a genomic region of SAR324 cluster bacterium:
- the ispG gene encoding (E)-4-hydroxy-3-methylbut-2-enyl-diphosphate synthase, protein MNANLMQSEIRRVSRVVRIGDVLVGGKEPIRIQSMLTSDTCDLPKVIEEVEGLFQAGCEIIRVTVPNHKSVEALPKIRKLMVNQGINTPLVADIHFNPQLAVNAAEFVEKVRINPGNYADKKRFEIREYSEAQYQEELQRLEEKLLPLIKQLQKYDRSLRIGTNHGSLSDRVMNRFGDTPEGMAESAMEFLRILEKHQYFETVISMKASNPIVMRAAYQEIVRKMDLERMNYPLHLGVTEAGNGIDGRVKSALGIGSLLLDGIGDTIRVSLTEPATNEIPAARSILNGIKKFPRKTVLIQIKKQSNNIYNEIEIDGIKLGGESPFRLMGIADFVLEDLPSEPFDKVWNQKKWESEIFPNLHSFDSRNPNTGNKVILVESDEMDIDGIHKFIKISDTNGFDPVFLVKLSLTENEDELMGLAANLGALILENVVRGLIVPTTNQNDPTLEMILSLLQAARVKTYKADFISCPSCGRTHFDLQTATAKIKMKTEHLRGVKIGIMGCVVNGPGEMADADFGYVGSGFGKISLYKGQNCVRKNIPEEKAVDYLIELIQEHGMWQNRTETT, encoded by the coding sequence GTGAATGCCAACCTGATGCAATCAGAAATTAGAAGAGTAAGTCGAGTAGTTCGTATTGGAGATGTTTTGGTTGGTGGCAAAGAGCCTATACGTATTCAGTCCATGTTAACCAGTGATACCTGCGATTTGCCAAAAGTTATTGAAGAAGTGGAGGGATTATTTCAAGCAGGCTGTGAAATTATCCGAGTCACAGTCCCAAATCATAAATCTGTGGAAGCACTTCCGAAAATAAGAAAATTAATGGTCAATCAAGGGATTAATACACCTTTGGTTGCTGATATTCATTTCAATCCTCAACTAGCTGTAAATGCTGCAGAATTTGTGGAAAAGGTCCGAATTAATCCTGGTAACTATGCTGACAAAAAACGATTTGAAATAAGGGAATATTCTGAAGCTCAATATCAAGAAGAGTTGCAACGGTTAGAGGAAAAACTCCTCCCGCTAATTAAGCAACTCCAGAAATATGATAGGAGTCTTAGGATCGGCACTAATCATGGTTCCCTATCAGACCGTGTGATGAACCGGTTTGGTGATACTCCTGAAGGTATGGCTGAATCTGCGATGGAATTTTTACGAATACTGGAAAAGCATCAATATTTTGAGACAGTCATCTCAATGAAGGCATCTAACCCCATCGTAATGAGAGCAGCCTATCAAGAAATTGTAAGAAAAATGGATCTTGAAAGGATGAATTACCCGTTACATCTTGGAGTTACTGAAGCGGGGAACGGGATTGACGGTAGGGTGAAAAGTGCCTTGGGAATCGGCTCTCTTCTATTAGATGGGATTGGTGATACAATTAGAGTTTCCCTGACTGAACCAGCAACGAATGAAATCCCCGCCGCAAGAAGTATTTTAAATGGGATCAAAAAATTCCCTCGAAAAACTGTGCTTATTCAAATCAAAAAGCAATCAAATAACATCTATAATGAAATAGAAATTGATGGGATCAAACTTGGTGGAGAATCTCCGTTCCGCCTTATGGGCATCGCAGATTTTGTTTTGGAGGACCTTCCATCGGAACCATTCGATAAGGTTTGGAATCAGAAAAAATGGGAATCAGAAATTTTTCCGAATCTCCATTCCTTTGATTCTAGGAACCCAAACACTGGCAATAAAGTGATCCTTGTCGAAAGTGATGAAATGGATATTGACGGAATCCATAAATTTATAAAGATTTCAGATACTAACGGATTTGATCCTGTATTTCTCGTGAAATTATCTCTGACTGAAAATGAGGATGAACTGATGGGCTTGGCTGCGAACTTAGGGGCCTTGATTCTTGAGAATGTGGTACGAGGTTTAATTGTGCCTACCACTAATCAAAATGACCCTACGCTTGAGATGATCCTTTCATTGCTTCAGGCTGCGAGGGTGAAAACATATAAAGCCGATTTCATTTCATGTCCATCTTGTGGTCGAACTCACTTTGACCTTCAGACAGCAACAGCGAAGATCAAAATGAAAACAGAACACCTCAGGGGTGTCAAAATTGGGATAATGGGATGTGTGGTGAATGGTCCCGGGGAAATGGCTGATGCCGATTTCGGGTATGTTGGTTCCGGATTTGGAAAGATCAGTTTGTATAAGGGACAAAACTGTGTACGAAAAAATATTCCAGAGGAAAAAGCAGTGGATTATTTAATTGAACTAATACAGGAGCACGGGATGTGGCAGAATCGAACAGAGACTACTTAA